A genomic stretch from Telmatocola sphagniphila includes:
- a CDS encoding bifunctional heptose 7-phosphate kinase/heptose 1-phosphate adenyltransferase: MLDSAKIEAILSQLPKVKIGLIGDLFLDRYLDIDSRLTEPSIETGLDAYQVANVRSYPGAMGTVINNLVALGVGKIVPISFVGVDGEGFELQESLRKMQVVDLKAVLLTSDRRTPTYCKPMLGEPGQPSRELNRLDTKNRTPTSREIEDKIVENLRNLFSEFDALIALDQVSEENCGVLTTRVREALIQIAGEQSEKFVLSDSRERINLFRKTWIKPNQREYELLLSEFRAEGYSAESLQDKMGTEFQGAFCTAGEAGIKIYRKQAAAETAHAYPVNGQIDIVGAGDSCSAAIASAIACGQSPLTAAQFGNLIASITIQQIGVTGTASPEQIRERWRQVVGN; this comes from the coding sequence ATGTTGGACTCCGCCAAAATCGAGGCGATCCTGAGCCAGTTGCCCAAGGTGAAAATCGGTCTGATCGGCGATCTGTTTCTCGATCGATATCTCGATATCGATTCGCGACTTACCGAGCCCTCCATCGAAACCGGGCTGGATGCCTACCAGGTCGCGAATGTGCGCAGCTATCCGGGCGCAATGGGAACAGTCATCAACAATCTGGTGGCTCTCGGCGTGGGTAAAATTGTGCCGATCAGTTTTGTGGGGGTCGACGGGGAAGGTTTTGAGTTGCAGGAATCGCTGCGAAAAATGCAGGTCGTGGATCTTAAGGCCGTCTTGCTCACGAGTGATCGTCGGACGCCGACCTATTGCAAACCGATGCTCGGTGAACCGGGCCAGCCGTCCCGGGAACTGAACCGTCTAGACACCAAAAATCGCACGCCGACTTCGCGGGAGATCGAAGATAAAATCGTTGAGAATCTTAGGAATTTGTTTTCGGAGTTCGACGCCTTGATAGCACTCGATCAGGTGAGCGAAGAGAACTGCGGCGTGCTGACGACCCGAGTTCGAGAAGCCTTGATTCAGATCGCTGGCGAACAGTCAGAGAAATTCGTTCTCTCCGATAGTCGCGAGCGAATAAACCTATTCCGCAAAACCTGGATCAAGCCGAATCAACGGGAGTACGAACTGTTACTATCCGAGTTTCGAGCAGAAGGTTATTCAGCCGAATCGCTCCAGGACAAAATGGGAACCGAGTTTCAGGGAGCGTTCTGCACGGCGGGGGAAGCTGGCATCAAGATTTATCGCAAGCAGGCCGCGGCGGAAACGGCTCATGCCTACCCGGTGAACGGACAGATCGATATCGTGGGAGCCGGTGATAGCTGTAGTGCGGCGATTGCTTCAGCGATCGCCTGCGGCCAGTCGCCGTTGACCGCAGCACAATTCGGAAATCTGATTGCTTCCATTACAATACAGCAGATCGGTGTAACGGGCACGGCGAGTCCCGAGCAGATTCGTGAACGCTGGCGACAAGTTGTAGGAAACTGA
- the miaA gene encoding tRNA (adenosine(37)-N6)-dimethylallyltransferase MiaA — translation MLPAFHDCLILTGPTASGKSALAMEFARKANAEILAMDSMTLYRGMDIGTAKPTPEDQKQVPHHLLDVLDPTESASVAWWLKQAEQKAEEIRQRGRRPLFVGGTPFYLKAMVHGLFDSPVVDPAIRKELEREAAELGAPALHEELVKVDRKTAERLHPNDAQRIVRALEVYRQTGKPLSELQTQAWFEKKPEPLPMVEDSPQILVLNLDREKLYERINSRVDVMIQQGWLEEVRSLFAHYPNISREASQAVGYGILKSHLEDKVDLGTALELIKTKTRQFAKHQLTWFRNSTYCLEVEIAEVFLKWNKFML, via the coding sequence ATGCTACCCGCATTTCACGATTGTCTGATTCTGACCGGGCCAACCGCTTCGGGGAAATCGGCCCTGGCCATGGAATTCGCCCGTAAGGCAAACGCCGAAATCCTCGCAATGGACTCCATGACCCTCTACCGCGGCATGGATATCGGCACGGCCAAGCCGACCCCGGAAGATCAGAAGCAGGTTCCGCATCATCTCCTTGATGTTCTGGACCCTACGGAATCTGCCAGCGTGGCCTGGTGGCTGAAGCAAGCCGAGCAAAAAGCCGAAGAAATCCGGCAGCGCGGCCGGCGACCTTTATTTGTCGGAGGCACACCGTTTTATCTCAAAGCCATGGTCCACGGCCTCTTTGACAGCCCCGTGGTCGATCCGGCGATTCGTAAAGAACTGGAACGAGAGGCGGCCGAGCTCGGCGCTCCCGCGCTTCATGAAGAATTAGTTAAGGTGGACCGTAAGACGGCCGAGCGTCTTCATCCCAATGATGCCCAGCGAATTGTGCGGGCGCTGGAAGTTTATCGCCAGACGGGAAAACCTCTGAGCGAACTCCAGACGCAAGCCTGGTTCGAGAAGAAGCCCGAACCACTTCCGATGGTCGAAGATTCGCCGCAAATACTAGTCCTAAATCTTGACAGAGAAAAACTTTACGAGCGAATCAATTCCCGTGTGGATGTCATGATTCAACAGGGCTGGCTTGAGGAAGTTCGCTCCCTGTTTGCCCACTATCCGAATATTAGCCGGGAAGCTTCCCAGGCCGTGGGTTACGGTATACTCAAAAGCCATTTAGAGGACAAAGTGGACTTAGGCACGGCGTTGGAACTGATAAAAACCAAGACCCGGCAGTTCGCGAAGCATCAGTTAACTTGGTTCAGGAATTCGACTTACTGTCTGGAGGTTGAAATCGCGGAAGTTTTCTTGAAATGGAATAAGTTTATGTTGTAG
- the dnaE gene encoding DNA polymerase III subunit alpha: MAEKSFAHLHCHSHYSLLDGANQIPDLIKQTKKLGMNSIALTDHGNLYGAIEFYREAKAQGINPIIGYEAYIAPGKRTEKAVYRKDAAYHLTLLAQNATGFKNLIKLASIAYLEGFSYVPRIDKELLEQFSEGLICLSGCLSGEFNEHLLKTDVKEAKKLAEWYAQLFGDRFFIEIQNNGLDIQDACTDQAVRIADKLGVPLVATADAHYLCSDDAVAHDVLICINTGAKQSDEKRMRYGDNSRFKNPFYVRSPKDMYDLFPKQADAVARSQEIANSVDIQIDFKKRHFPVFDPPKGKTPEQYLRDLCEIGVRERYGDNPKPEVLARFEHELGIICRMGFAGYFLIVWDFVRFAHEQGIPASARGSACGALVSYVLKLSHVCPLEYDLLFERFLDPNRSEAPDIDIDFCQDRREMVIQYVKRKYGENSVAQIATFGTMAAKAALKDVGRVLDIPLDRVNMMTKFVASKPGTTLTQTLKESSEFKREYETDPRTREWVDIALRLEGMNRNAGTHAAGVVIANGPLTDYCPVQVVKRKDGDERTESLTTQWQMGDLEKVGMLKMDFLGLRTLSLVDNTLINIKKTRGITLDLQKIKLDDKPTYQLLQRGETKGVFQFESEGIRELLKRMKPDNIRDIIACTALYRPGPLEGGMVDEYIDCKHRRKQPTYPHEIMKSVLEETYGVMVYQEQVMRILNQLGGIELSNAYACIKAISKKNKEIIDARKKDFIKGAMDKGLGESKADDIFELIVKFGGYGFNKSHSAAYALLSYQTAYLKHHFPAEFMAALLSSEIDDGNKRDMLVDHIGDAKKMGVQVLPPDVNRGEAMFTVSSGNIAFGLMAIKGVGRGAAEEIAAVRQSSGAYKDLFDFCERVDTSKVTKSAIERIIKAGAMDGFAKPFGHRFQLLTALPTALQAASDLQQDRKRGQKNIFDAIEDDSPTEEGFGTPVLPDVPRWNNLEQLKHEKESLDFYFSSHPLADFDTEMRRYASHTIEMLRELDAGQSARIGGMLSSVRLMTTKTGKRYVRCKIEDFSGQIECVMWPDDFARFNEMFHDDKIYLFEAELEKGMREEPTVILRKLMTLEDAKKELTRGVILRMSMEKHHGDTVERLANLLKRAPGPCGVELHVTDAYKRKVKFRLAPEFQVNPQKLPLEEMEMLLGDSAIVFSAR, from the coding sequence ATGGCCGAGAAGTCGTTCGCCCATCTCCACTGCCACAGCCACTATAGTCTGCTCGATGGCGCGAATCAGATTCCCGATCTCATCAAGCAGACCAAGAAACTGGGAATGAATTCGATTGCCCTGACCGATCACGGCAATCTCTATGGGGCCATCGAGTTCTATCGCGAAGCCAAGGCTCAGGGCATCAACCCCATCATTGGGTACGAAGCCTATATTGCTCCGGGGAAAAGAACCGAAAAAGCGGTCTATCGAAAGGACGCGGCGTATCACCTCACGCTGCTGGCCCAGAATGCGACCGGCTTCAAAAATCTCATCAAACTTGCCTCTATCGCCTATCTGGAAGGCTTTTCCTACGTCCCGCGTATCGACAAGGAACTCCTCGAACAGTTCTCCGAAGGGCTGATCTGTCTGAGCGGATGTCTCTCGGGCGAATTCAACGAACACCTGTTGAAAACCGATGTGAAAGAAGCCAAAAAACTGGCCGAATGGTACGCCCAGCTTTTCGGGGACCGCTTCTTCATCGAGATCCAGAACAACGGTCTGGATATTCAGGATGCGTGTACCGATCAGGCGGTTCGCATAGCCGACAAACTGGGTGTTCCCCTGGTAGCCACGGCCGATGCCCACTACCTTTGCAGTGATGATGCGGTGGCTCACGACGTGCTAATCTGCATCAACACAGGGGCCAAGCAGTCCGACGAAAAGCGAATGCGGTATGGCGATAACAGCCGATTCAAAAATCCCTTCTACGTCCGCTCGCCGAAAGATATGTACGACCTGTTTCCCAAACAGGCGGATGCTGTGGCCCGTTCACAGGAAATCGCCAACAGCGTCGACATTCAAATCGATTTTAAGAAACGGCACTTCCCGGTTTTCGATCCGCCCAAGGGCAAAACGCCGGAGCAGTATCTTCGGGATCTGTGCGAAATTGGCGTGCGCGAACGCTATGGCGATAATCCCAAACCGGAAGTATTAGCCCGATTTGAACACGAACTGGGGATCATCTGCCGGATGGGTTTCGCAGGCTACTTTCTCATCGTTTGGGATTTCGTACGCTTCGCTCACGAGCAGGGCATCCCGGCCAGTGCCAGAGGTTCCGCCTGCGGGGCACTGGTCAGTTACGTTCTGAAACTTAGCCACGTCTGCCCGCTCGAATACGACTTGCTGTTCGAACGCTTCCTGGACCCCAACCGCAGCGAAGCGCCCGATATCGACATCGACTTCTGCCAGGATCGCCGGGAAATGGTGATTCAGTATGTGAAGAGGAAGTACGGGGAAAATAGCGTGGCGCAAATCGCCACCTTTGGCACGATGGCGGCCAAGGCGGCCCTCAAAGACGTCGGACGCGTACTGGACATTCCTCTCGATCGCGTCAACATGATGACCAAATTCGTCGCCTCCAAGCCCGGGACGACACTGACTCAGACTCTCAAGGAATCTTCCGAGTTCAAACGCGAATACGAGACCGACCCCCGTACGCGGGAATGGGTCGACATCGCCCTGCGTCTGGAAGGCATGAACCGCAACGCAGGCACGCACGCTGCCGGGGTGGTGATCGCCAATGGACCGCTCACCGACTATTGCCCGGTGCAAGTCGTCAAGCGCAAGGACGGCGACGAGAGAACGGAGTCCCTGACCACGCAGTGGCAGATGGGCGACCTCGAAAAGGTCGGCATGCTGAAGATGGACTTTCTCGGTCTTCGCACACTCTCGCTCGTCGACAATACGCTGATTAATATCAAGAAAACGCGCGGCATCACTCTCGATCTTCAGAAGATCAAGCTCGATGATAAACCGACTTATCAACTGCTTCAACGCGGCGAAACCAAGGGCGTTTTCCAGTTCGAATCTGAAGGGATTCGCGAACTGCTCAAGCGCATGAAGCCGGATAATATCCGGGATATCATTGCCTGCACCGCCCTCTATCGACCCGGTCCGCTCGAAGGGGGAATGGTCGACGAATATATCGACTGCAAACATCGCCGCAAGCAACCGACCTATCCCCACGAGATCATGAAATCGGTTCTGGAAGAGACCTACGGCGTGATGGTCTACCAGGAACAGGTGATGCGGATTCTCAATCAGCTCGGGGGAATCGAACTCTCCAATGCGTATGCCTGCATCAAGGCCATCAGCAAGAAAAACAAGGAGATCATCGACGCCCGCAAAAAGGATTTCATCAAAGGAGCCATGGATAAGGGGCTCGGTGAATCCAAGGCCGACGATATCTTCGAACTGATTGTAAAGTTCGGCGGCTACGGCTTCAACAAATCGCACTCGGCCGCTTACGCCCTGCTCTCCTATCAGACCGCGTATCTGAAGCATCACTTTCCCGCAGAGTTCATGGCCGCGTTGCTTTCCTCGGAAATCGACGACGGCAATAAACGCGACATGCTGGTCGATCACATCGGCGATGCCAAGAAAATGGGCGTGCAGGTGCTTCCGCCCGACGTGAATCGCGGCGAAGCCATGTTTACGGTTTCCAGCGGCAACATCGCTTTCGGACTGATGGCCATTAAAGGAGTGGGACGAGGAGCGGCCGAAGAGATTGCCGCAGTACGACAGAGTTCGGGAGCTTATAAGGATCTCTTCGATTTCTGCGAACGGGTGGATACATCCAAGGTTACCAAGTCGGCCATCGAGCGCATCATCAAAGCCGGGGCCATGGACGGATTTGCCAAGCCGTTTGGCCACCGCTTTCAATTGCTGACCGCTCTACCAACCGCGTTACAGGCCGCCAGCGATCTGCAGCAGGATCGCAAACGGGGTCAAAAAAACATCTTCGATGCCATCGAGGACGACTCGCCTACCGAGGAAGGTTTTGGAACGCCGGTGTTACCGGACGTTCCTCGCTGGAATAATCTGGAGCAACTCAAGCACGAGAAGGAATCGCTCGATTTCTACTTCAGCAGTCATCCGCTGGCCGATTTCGATACGGAGATGCGCCGTTATGCCAGCCATACCATCGAGATGTTGCGGGAGTTGGATGCGGGACAGAGTGCCCGAATCGGGGGGATGCTCTCTTCCGTCCGCCTGATGACCACCAAGACCGGCAAACGATACGTCCGCTGTAAGATCGAGGATTTTTCCGGTCAGATCGAGTGCGTGATGTGGCCGGACGATTTCGCCCGCTTCAACGAGATGTTCCACGATGACAAGATCTATCTGTTCGAGGCCGAGCTAGAGAAAGGCATGCGCGAGGAACCGACGGTTATTCTTCGCAAGCTCATGACGCTCGAAGACGCCAAGAAAGAGTTGACCCGAGGCGTAATCCTGCGCATGTCGATGGAGAAACACCACGGGGATACCGTCGAACGATTGGCAAACCTTTTGAAGCGAGCCCCCGGTCCTTGCGGGGTGGAACTGCACGTAACCGATGCTTATAAACGTAAAGTGAAATTCCGCCTGGCCCCGGAGTTTCAGGTGAATCCGCAGAAATTACCGCTGGAAGAAATGGAAATGCTGCTGGGTGACAGTGCGATTGTGTTCAGTGCCCGCTGA
- a CDS encoding HAD family hydrolase, which translates to MFDFDGTLSLLREDWPEIMIGMMVERLLELQTGEDPTRLRNHVKEFVMNLNGKPTIHQMKRLHDEIELRGGRPKSAEEYKLDYWDILLGRVSERRAQGNAEYQWVVPGGYELLQDFQNRGIKLYLVSGSDAVQVLDEVEFLGLKHFFGPHLYAPRGDNDGFLKKKIVAKILEENHLEPSQLLGFGDGVIETQDIADAGSYAVGVASRWQRDGLIHAEKRDRLHAAGARLIIPDYRHTDHWLRPLFGE; encoded by the coding sequence ATGTTCGATTTCGACGGGACGCTCTCCCTTTTGCGGGAAGACTGGCCGGAAATCATGATTGGGATGATGGTGGAGCGGTTGCTCGAACTGCAGACCGGTGAGGATCCGACCCGGTTGCGAAACCACGTCAAAGAATTCGTGATGAATCTGAACGGGAAACCGACGATTCATCAAATGAAACGGCTTCACGACGAGATCGAATTACGCGGCGGCCGACCGAAGTCCGCCGAGGAATACAAGCTCGATTACTGGGATATTCTGCTCGGCCGGGTTTCCGAGCGGCGGGCACAGGGCAATGCGGAATATCAATGGGTGGTGCCCGGCGGCTACGAACTGCTGCAAGACTTCCAGAATCGTGGGATTAAACTTTATTTAGTCAGCGGCAGTGATGCGGTTCAAGTGCTCGATGAAGTGGAATTTTTAGGGCTGAAGCACTTCTTCGGCCCGCACCTCTACGCTCCCCGCGGCGATAACGACGGCTTCCTGAAGAAAAAAATCGTGGCCAAAATCCTGGAGGAGAACCACCTTGAACCCTCCCAATTACTCGGGTTCGGCGATGGGGTGATCGAAACTCAGGATATTGCCGACGCGGGCAGTTACGCCGTCGGTGTAGCTAGTCGCTGGCAGCGCGACGGCTTGATTCACGCCGAAAAACGAGATCGGTTGCATGCCGCCGGAGCTCGTTTGATTATTCCCGATTATCGACATACAGATCACTGGCTTCGTCCATTGTTCGGAGAATGA
- the recO gene encoding DNA repair protein RecO — protein MAYERASGLIVRTYDWSETSRIIVVWTRELGKVRLLAKGGRRLKSNFEVALDLLTVCSIVWLRKPSAGLEILTEARAEERFPALRKDLKALNAGYYIAELLGDGTQDYDPHPGLYDAGLTALRSLNDHSDDSLGTVSWFEWSWLRESGHLPVTASCVHCSRMLEDWRASETTGFSTSGGGIVCENCRNSYRDYRVLEPTCLSFLTNLDVYVAANWSALNPSARRQVRQVLSDCVVYHLGRMPRLLNYLS, from the coding sequence ATGGCATATGAACGGGCGAGCGGATTGATTGTCCGGACTTACGACTGGAGCGAAACCAGCCGCATAATTGTCGTTTGGACGCGGGAACTGGGCAAAGTGAGGCTTCTGGCGAAAGGAGGAAGGAGACTGAAATCCAACTTCGAAGTCGCCCTTGACCTGCTGACCGTATGCAGTATTGTCTGGCTCCGAAAACCTTCTGCCGGGTTGGAAATCTTGACGGAAGCTCGGGCGGAGGAGAGATTCCCGGCGTTGCGCAAGGACCTCAAAGCGCTAAATGCCGGGTATTACATTGCGGAACTACTCGGGGACGGCACTCAGGATTACGATCCGCATCCCGGCTTGTACGACGCAGGTCTGACGGCATTGAGATCCCTCAACGACCACTCGGACGATAGTTTGGGAACCGTCTCCTGGTTTGAATGGAGCTGGCTGAGGGAAAGTGGACATCTGCCGGTGACGGCATCCTGCGTGCACTGTTCCCGAATGCTGGAAGACTGGCGGGCTAGCGAAACAACCGGATTCTCGACTTCGGGCGGCGGCATAGTTTGTGAAAACTGCCGAAATTCTTATCGGGACTATCGGGTACTGGAGCCGACTTGTTTAAGTTTTCTGACGAATCTCGATGTTTACGTAGCGGCGAACTGGTCGGCTTTGAATCCGTCGGCTCGTCGGCAGGTTCGTCAAGTGCTGAGCGATTGCGTGGTTTATCATCTGGGCAGGATGCCCAGACTGCTGAATTATCTCAGCTAG
- a CDS encoding FHA domain-containing protein has protein sequence MGMRMEKEEKSSTRVTFHVLEGVDKGRVYRDLNIPVSIGREEGNSLRLNDERVSRFHAKVQHEDGDVIITDLESTNGTRVNGMPVQIRRLRPGDQVGIGRSTLLFGTLEEIANRKVAKDSPVDVPEGKTISGSVSKEDMDFDLNIRGTSPGSDIEGFAWASTEEEMPPLPQKLAASQAARLAEIFDFLHKGLSLAADNIEANDEGTEVTLGFSEWQMIQAVQMFLARYMRAVADPNQQFE, from the coding sequence ATGGGTATGCGCATGGAAAAAGAGGAAAAGTCCTCAACAAGAGTCACATTTCATGTGCTCGAAGGTGTGGACAAAGGGCGTGTATACCGCGATTTGAACATACCCGTTTCTATTGGTCGGGAGGAAGGCAATTCACTTCGGCTCAACGATGAGCGTGTTAGCCGATTTCATGCCAAAGTTCAGCACGAAGACGGCGATGTTATCATTACAGATCTGGAGAGCACCAACGGCACTCGCGTCAATGGAATGCCGGTCCAGATTCGAAGACTCCGTCCCGGCGACCAAGTGGGTATCGGCCGATCGACGCTGCTGTTTGGGACACTGGAAGAAATCGCTAATCGCAAAGTAGCTAAAGACTCTCCGGTCGATGTGCCGGAGGGAAAAACTATATCCGGTTCGGTTTCCAAAGAAGATATGGATTTCGATCTCAATATTCGGGGCACTTCACCCGGGAGCGATATCGAAGGTTTCGCCTGGGCTTCGACGGAAGAGGAGATGCCTCCACTGCCGCAGAAACTGGCGGCCTCCCAAGCCGCCCGTCTCGCCGAAATTTTCGACTTCCTCCATAAAGGACTTTCCCTGGCGGCGGATAATATCGAAGCCAATGATGAAGGCACCGAAGTGACCCTCGGCTTCTCCGAGTGGCAGATGATCCAGGCCGTGCAAATGTTCCTCGCTCGATACATGCGAGCGGTCGCCGATCCGAACCAGCAGTTCGAATAA
- a CDS encoding ArnT family glycosyltransferase: MISDSGMEATISRLRGARWVDAVWLFLLCTLTGYYCVSSAAELSATFDEPFYLKAGLESWRTGSNEKLMRAGTMPLPVDVQTGIVYAWERYRGSEFDVDEDFAKILPYARAGNLIFWFLLLIYSLKLGNYLGGPWAGRLSAGIVALDPNLLGHASLATTDISITTAVIVFVYYYLTTREKRWYLRVGLMGALYGFAILTKASGLVFAPLCMLVLEASRLYPHFRQETAGTSGPSRLSWIWRTTSQFRRESVQIGLIGMIFVFGWVGSDYKPQSSFVKWASTLPEGTLRNSMDWISTHLAVFPNAGEGLVYQIKHNFRGHGVYVLGDWYQRAVWYYFPLTLLIKLSLPVLVLLIVSFLNPRLFLRNPIFWLALAFFAFSLNCRVQIGVRFMLPLITFLLIYASIALIQSRPGTWPKPIRRGLVAACLLLVALPSLVVWPHGLCYANQIWGGSQKTYEYLSDSNFDWGQGLKELADWQQKHPEAPLHVWYFGMDPTVKHPPHHLVQLHMLNLKESGEVDALLKGGYLAVGVTLLHSNPNLSPSGAIALEDLKHKKPIDRTMTFFIYDLR; encoded by the coding sequence ATGATCAGCGACTCAGGCATGGAAGCTACGATATCTCGGCTGCGCGGCGCACGATGGGTCGATGCTGTCTGGCTATTTTTACTCTGCACTTTGACGGGCTACTATTGCGTCAGCTCGGCCGCCGAACTGAGTGCTACCTTTGATGAACCTTTCTATCTGAAAGCGGGCCTGGAATCCTGGCGGACTGGCAGCAACGAAAAATTGATGCGGGCCGGCACCATGCCGTTGCCGGTGGATGTGCAGACGGGCATCGTCTATGCCTGGGAACGCTATCGAGGAAGCGAGTTCGATGTCGACGAAGATTTCGCAAAAATTCTTCCCTATGCCCGAGCCGGGAATCTGATCTTCTGGTTTCTGCTTCTGATTTACTCTCTGAAATTGGGAAATTATCTCGGCGGACCCTGGGCCGGTCGATTGTCTGCCGGGATCGTCGCCCTCGATCCCAATCTCCTCGGGCACGCCAGCCTCGCCACCACCGATATCTCAATCACCACGGCGGTCATCGTATTCGTTTATTACTACCTCACTACGAGGGAAAAACGCTGGTACCTCCGCGTCGGCCTGATGGGCGCACTTTACGGTTTCGCCATTCTTACCAAGGCATCGGGATTAGTTTTCGCACCGCTATGCATGCTGGTACTGGAAGCGAGTCGTCTTTACCCCCACTTTCGCCAGGAGACGGCGGGCACTTCCGGTCCTTCTCGACTGAGTTGGATCTGGCGAACTACGTCTCAGTTCCGCCGCGAATCAGTTCAAATTGGTCTGATAGGAATGATCTTCGTCTTCGGGTGGGTCGGCTCGGACTATAAGCCACAAAGCTCGTTTGTGAAATGGGCCAGTACGCTTCCGGAAGGAACGCTCAGAAATTCCATGGACTGGATCTCTACCCATCTAGCGGTTTTTCCCAATGCCGGCGAGGGGTTGGTTTATCAGATCAAACACAACTTTCGCGGCCACGGCGTCTACGTGCTGGGCGACTGGTACCAGCGAGCCGTCTGGTACTACTTCCCATTGACGTTGCTGATTAAACTCAGTCTGCCGGTTCTGGTACTACTCATCGTTTCGTTCCTGAATCCGCGTCTGTTCCTCCGCAATCCGATCTTCTGGCTGGCCCTGGCCTTCTTTGCTTTCAGCTTGAACTGCCGGGTGCAAATCGGGGTGCGGTTCATGCTGCCTTTGATCACGTTTCTGTTGATTTACGCCTCCATTGCTCTAATCCAGTCCCGTCCCGGAACCTGGCCCAAGCCGATTCGCCGGGGATTGGTCGCAGCCTGTCTGCTGCTGGTGGCTCTTCCGAGTCTGGTAGTCTGGCCGCACGGGCTCTGCTATGCCAACCAGATTTGGGGCGGTTCGCAAAAAACGTACGAATATCTTTCCGATTCCAATTTCGATTGGGGCCAGGGATTAAAGGAACTGGCGGATTGGCAGCAAAAGCATCCTGAAGCGCCATTACACGTCTGGTACTTTGGCATGGATCCCACCGTGAAGCATCCCCCGCACCACCTGGTTCAACTTCATATGCTGAACCTGAAGGAATCGGGCGAAGTCGACGCCCTTTTAAAGGGGGGATACCTCGCGGTAGGCGTTACTCTACTGCATAGTAATCCGAACCTCAGTCCGTCCGGGGCTATCGCTCTGGAAGATCTGAAACATAAGAAGCCGATCGACCGGACGATGACGTTTTTCATTTACGATCTCCGGTAG
- the crcB gene encoding fluoride efflux transporter CrcB has translation MQSILLVALGGMVGSIFRHLMAMGMRSWLGPTSFPWPIFSINVLGSATLGFITVNVRDRHSIWWFLLATGVCGGFTTFSAFSLEVFELIEQKRLAMAITYALASLHCGVLGFAVGAYLGLLNRGN, from the coding sequence ATGCAATCTATTCTTCTGGTGGCGTTGGGTGGGATGGTCGGTAGCATCTTTCGGCATTTGATGGCGATGGGGATGCGAAGCTGGCTAGGGCCAACCAGCTTTCCCTGGCCGATTTTCAGCATCAACGTTCTGGGCTCGGCTACCTTGGGATTTATAACTGTTAACGTACGGGATCGTCACAGCATCTGGTGGTTTTTGCTGGCCACGGGAGTGTGCGGGGGCTTTACGACCTTCTCGGCTTTTTCTTTGGAAGTTTTCGAACTGATCGAACAAAAAAGGCTCGCTATGGCCATCACGTATGCCCTAGCGAGCCTTCACTGCGGTGTTTTAGGGTTTGCAGTGGGGGCCTACCTCGGTCTTCTGAATCGAGGCAATTAA
- a CDS encoding FHA domain-containing protein, translating to MSKPIAAPGSGIDSPSNEQNLFPTVMTNNIKAISSAHQAVTSPQIDLDGMDFFSAGEKSPVATEAPKADASKSSTGSQGSSFGAALLSRAQLAGGDSKDSKPDALKLRKPKLLVLRGERIDVQYTVYPGKNYIGRTDEKPVDIDLENQEPADRIWSSRQHAMINFENGQITIEDLGSLNGTFVNRNRINPNEPKLIQENDVVQIGTVQLKLILA from the coding sequence GTGAGCAAACCGATTGCCGCTCCGGGTTCGGGAATAGATTCCCCTTCCAACGAGCAAAACTTATTTCCCACTGTTATGACTAACAACATCAAAGCCATTTCGAGTGCTCACCAAGCCGTTACATCCCCCCAAATCGATTTGGATGGGATGGACTTTTTCTCAGCCGGCGAGAAATCTCCTGTCGCAACAGAAGCTCCCAAAGCCGATGCTTCGAAATCGAGCACCGGATCTCAAGGGTCCAGCTTCGGTGCGGCCCTGCTTTCCCGGGCTCAGCTGGCCGGCGGCGACTCGAAAGACAGCAAGCCGGACGCTCTGAAACTCCGCAAACCCAAACTGCTGGTTCTGCGCGGCGAGCGGATTGACGTTCAGTATACCGTATACCCCGGCAAAAATTACATCGGCAGAACGGATGAAAAACCGGTCGATATCGATCTGGAAAATCAGGAACCGGCCGACCGCATCTGGTCTTCCCGCCAGCACGCCATGATCAACTTCGAAAATGGTCAGATCACCATTGAAGATCTCGGCAGCCTGAACGGAACTTTCGTAAATCGAAATCGGATCAATCCGAACGAGCCAAAACTGATTCAGGAAAACGACGTGGTTCAAATCGGTACGGTTCAATTAAAGCTGATCCTGGCTTAA